One stretch of Methyloversatilis sp. RAC08 DNA includes these proteins:
- a CDS encoding class II glutamine amidotransferase — MCGIVGLLVKTPALKERLGELMVPMLIGMTERGPDSAGLAVFADPLAEGSRKLSLYSGLTEEGADFNWHGLTHALKDHLDVEAIIDVKNNHAVLSFAVAPDMIKRWLREHHPKLHILSTGRTIDLYKDVGTPAEVAERYDFKSMKGSHLVGHTRMATESAVTPDRAHPFTAGEDFCLVHNGSLSNPNDIRRKLQPHGIHFDTDNDTEAACRFLEWRLREGDELEAALQRGFDEMDGFYTFLMGTPDKLALIRDPFACKPAVVAETDDYVAIASEFRSLAHLPGVKHAHVFEPAPEEMYVWNA; from the coding sequence ATGTGTGGAATCGTGGGTTTGCTGGTGAAGACACCGGCACTGAAGGAAAGACTGGGCGAGCTGATGGTGCCCATGCTGATCGGCATGACCGAACGCGGGCCGGATTCGGCCGGTCTGGCGGTGTTTGCCGATCCGCTGGCCGAAGGTTCGCGCAAGCTGAGCCTGTATTCGGGGCTGACCGAAGAAGGCGCGGATTTCAACTGGCACGGGCTGACGCACGCGCTGAAGGACCACCTCGATGTCGAGGCGATCATCGACGTGAAGAACAATCACGCCGTGCTGTCGTTCGCGGTGGCGCCGGACATGATCAAGCGCTGGTTGCGCGAACACCATCCGAAGCTGCACATCCTGAGCACCGGCCGCACCATCGACCTGTACAAGGACGTCGGCACGCCGGCCGAAGTGGCCGAGCGCTATGACTTCAAGTCGATGAAGGGTTCGCACCTGGTCGGTCACACACGGATGGCGACCGAATCTGCGGTGACGCCGGACCGCGCCCACCCGTTCACCGCCGGCGAGGATTTCTGCCTGGTGCACAACGGCTCGCTGTCGAACCCGAATGACATCCGACGCAAGCTGCAGCCGCACGGCATCCATTTCGACACCGACAACGACACCGAAGCGGCCTGCCGCTTTCTGGAATGGCGGCTGCGCGAAGGCGATGAGCTGGAGGCGGCGCTGCAACGCGGCTTCGACGAGATGGACGGTTTCTACACCTTCCTGATGGGGACGCCGGACAAGCTCGCGCTGATCCGCGACCCGTTCGCCTGCAAGCCCGCGGTGGTCGCCGAAACCGACGACTATGTGGCGATCGCGTCGGAATTCCGCTCGCTCGCCCACCTGCCCGGCGTCAAGCACGCCCACGTGTTCGAACCCGCGCCCGAGGAGATGTACGTATGGAACGCCTGA
- the glnT gene encoding type III glutamate--ammonia ligase — MTPSEAKQFLKDNKVRYLLAQFVDIHGSAKTKSVPVEHYDTVVSDGAGFAGFAIWGMGMTPNVDADYMAVGDASTLSLVPWQPGYARIACDGHTHGTPHEFDARVVLKKQLEQFKSRGWTFYTGMEPEFSLLRKVEGKILPADAGDTLAKPCYDYKGLSRARVFLERLSESLRAVGIDVYQIDHEDANGQFEINYTFTDALTSCDHYTFFKMGAAEIAADLGLICSFMPKPFSNRPGNGLHMHMSIGETAPGGKKNLFEDKSDKHGLALSKLAYHWAAGLLKHAPALAALCCPTVNSYKRLVVGRSLTGATWAPAYICYGGNNRSGMIRSPGGRLELRLPDASCNAYLATAAVIAAGMDGVNNELDPGAPNNDNLYDYSQAQLDAAGISVLPQNLHEALLALEKDDVIRAALGPVVDEFLRLKHMEWVEYMRHVSDWEVQSYLEFF; from the coding sequence ATGACACCGAGCGAAGCAAAGCAGTTTCTGAAAGACAACAAGGTCAGGTATCTGCTGGCACAGTTCGTCGACATCCACGGTTCGGCCAAGACCAAGTCGGTCCCGGTCGAACATTACGATACCGTGGTGAGCGATGGCGCCGGCTTTGCCGGGTTCGCGATCTGGGGCATGGGCATGACGCCCAATGTCGATGCCGACTACATGGCGGTCGGCGATGCCTCGACGCTGTCGCTGGTGCCCTGGCAGCCGGGCTATGCGCGCATCGCCTGCGACGGTCACACGCACGGCACGCCGCACGAATTCGACGCCCGCGTGGTGCTGAAGAAGCAGCTCGAACAGTTCAAGTCGCGCGGCTGGACCTTCTACACCGGCATGGAGCCGGAGTTCTCGCTGCTGCGCAAGGTCGAGGGCAAGATCCTGCCGGCCGACGCCGGCGACACGCTGGCCAAGCCCTGTTACGACTACAAGGGTCTGTCGCGTGCCCGCGTGTTTCTCGAACGGCTGTCCGAATCGCTGCGCGCGGTCGGCATCGACGTCTACCAGATCGACCACGAGGACGCGAACGGCCAGTTCGAAATCAACTACACCTTCACCGACGCGCTGACCTCTTGCGACCACTACACCTTCTTCAAGATGGGTGCCGCCGAAATCGCCGCCGACCTGGGCCTGATCTGTTCCTTCATGCCCAAGCCGTTCTCGAACCGCCCGGGCAACGGTCTGCACATGCACATGTCGATCGGTGAAACCGCGCCCGGCGGCAAGAAGAACCTGTTCGAGGACAAGTCCGACAAGCACGGTCTGGCGCTGTCGAAGCTGGCCTACCACTGGGCGGCCGGCCTGCTCAAGCACGCACCGGCGCTGGCTGCGCTGTGCTGCCCGACGGTCAATTCATACAAGCGTCTGGTGGTCGGCCGCTCGCTGACCGGCGCCACCTGGGCACCGGCCTACATCTGTTATGGCGGCAACAACCGCAGCGGCATGATCCGCAGCCCCGGCGGCCGGCTTGAACTGCGCCTGCCCGACGCGTCCTGCAACGCCTATCTGGCCACCGCCGCAGTGATCGCCGCCGGCATGGATGGCGTGAACAACGAGCTCGATCCGGGCGCGCCGAACAACGACAACCTGTACGACTACAGCCAGGCCCAGCTCGACGCGGCCGGCATCAGCGTACTGCCGCAGAACCTGCATGAAGCGCTGCTGGCGCTCGAGAAGGACGACGTGATCCGGGCTGCACTGGGTCCGGTCGTCGACGAGTTCCTGCGCCTCAAGCATATGGAGTGGGTCGAGTACATGCGCCACGTTTCCGATTGGGAAGTGCAGAGCTACCTCGAATTTTTCTGA
- a CDS encoding protein glxC: MERLSFDLAASSLSDMNRFLHRDLVDGDRRHVSVLNPDGAHNIAVGLNHPVTVEVHGHAGYYAAGMNKHATVVIHGSAGTGVAENMMSGTVHVKGFASNGAGATAHGGLLVIDGDAGLRCGISLKGGDIVVGGSVGSFSGFMAQAGRMVICGNAGDALGDSLYEAVIYIRGTPKSLGADAQFEDMTDADYSALAELLSKAGLDHDPKSFKRIASARSLYHWNADADQEY, encoded by the coding sequence ATGGAACGCCTGAGCTTCGATCTTGCGGCCTCGTCGCTGAGCGACATGAACCGCTTCCTGCATCGCGATCTGGTCGACGGTGATCGTCGCCACGTGTCGGTGCTGAACCCGGATGGCGCGCACAACATCGCGGTCGGCCTGAATCACCCGGTCACGGTCGAGGTGCACGGCCATGCCGGCTACTACGCGGCCGGCATGAACAAGCACGCCACCGTGGTGATCCACGGCAGCGCCGGCACCGGTGTCGCCGAGAACATGATGAGCGGAACCGTGCATGTGAAGGGCTTCGCGTCGAATGGCGCCGGCGCCACCGCACACGGCGGCCTGCTGGTGATCGACGGCGACGCCGGCCTGCGCTGCGGCATTTCGCTCAAGGGCGGCGACATCGTCGTAGGCGGCAGCGTCGGCAGCTTTTCCGGCTTCATGGCGCAGGCCGGCCGCATGGTCATCTGCGGCAATGCCGGCGACGCGCTCGGCGATTCGCTGTACGAAGCCGTCATCTACATCCGCGGCACGCCCAAATCGCTCGGCGCCGACGCGCAGTTCGAGGACATGACCGACGCCGACTACTCGGCGCTGGCCGAACTGCTGTCGAAAGCCGGTCTCGATCACGATCCGAAGTCCTTCAAGCGCATCGCCTCGGCGCGTTCCCTGTACCACTGGAACGCCGACGCCGACCAGGAATATTGA
- a CDS encoding methylglutamate dehydrogenase, whose amino-acid sequence MNAALRISPLFDVQAPLARDWTTRERMQVVASFGGDEAGKRASAGIGDVSFLHRAGVKGAGAAAWLNAQGIDTPAQPNSFLQLADGTLVARLGVTEYLIEDAPGGTRTAALMAQPPGERVYPVPRFDAALVLTGTQIPELLRQTCAFDFSTLAAPALVMTSMVGVGVTALTLDSADGPIVRLWCDGTWGGYLWLTLVEVAGDLGGGAVGVKA is encoded by the coding sequence ATGAACGCAGCACTGCGCATCAGCCCGTTGTTCGACGTGCAGGCGCCACTCGCCCGGGACTGGACCACCCGCGAACGGATGCAGGTTGTCGCGTCCTTCGGCGGTGACGAAGCAGGGAAGCGCGCGAGCGCCGGCATCGGCGATGTGAGCTTTCTTCATCGTGCCGGCGTCAAGGGCGCCGGCGCAGCGGCCTGGCTCAATGCGCAAGGCATCGACACGCCGGCGCAGCCGAACAGCTTCCTGCAACTCGCCGACGGCACGCTGGTGGCGCGCCTCGGCGTGACCGAATACCTGATCGAAGATGCGCCGGGCGGCACGCGCACGGCCGCGCTGATGGCGCAGCCGCCGGGCGAGCGCGTCTATCCGGTGCCGCGCTTCGACGCCGCACTGGTGCTCACCGGTACGCAGATACCCGAATTGCTGCGCCAGACCTGCGCCTTCGATTTTTCCACGCTGGCGGCACCGGCGCTGGTGATGACGTCCATGGTCGGCGTGGGCGTGACCGCGCTGACCCTCGACAGCGCCGATGGCCCGATCGTCCGTCTGTGGTGCGACGGCACATGGGGTGGCTATCTGTGGCTCACGCTGGTCGAGGTGGCGGGCGATCTGGGCGGCGGCGCGGTCGGCGTCAAGGCTTAA
- a CDS encoding FMN-binding glutamate synthase family protein, with protein MDTKPVTFKRPSLEQSASFDRSVIDYIQNAAAHGLYEIRGLGAKRKLPHFDDLVFLAGSLSRYPLEGYREKCATKTVLGTRFAKKPIELDIPITIAGMSFGALSANVKESLGRAATEMGTSTTTGDGGMTQEERGSSKTLIYQCLPSRYGFNPDDVRRADAIEVVIGQGAKPGGGGMLLGQKVNPRVAKMRTLPQGVDQRSACRHPDWTGPDDLAIKIQELRELTDWEKPIYVKVGATRTFNDVKLAVHAGADVVVVDGMQGGTAATQTCYIEHVGIPTLAAVRQAVDALEDLNMKGTVQLIVSGGIRSGPDVAKALAMGADAVAIGQGILFALGCNSESYIQNGEHVSAIEGYDALGTAPGFCHHCHTGKCPVGVTTQDAILEQRLQPDVGARRVKNYLQTMNMELTTIARACGKQNVHHLEREDLVALTLEAAAMARIPLAGTSWIPGHNGF; from the coding sequence ATGGACACCAAGCCCGTTACGTTCAAACGCCCGTCGCTCGAACAGTCGGCCAGTTTCGACCGCAGCGTCATCGACTACATCCAGAATGCGGCCGCACACGGCCTGTACGAAATCCGCGGTCTGGGTGCCAAGCGCAAGCTGCCGCACTTCGACGATCTGGTCTTTCTGGCCGGTTCGCTGTCGCGCTACCCGCTCGAAGGCTATCGCGAGAAGTGCGCCACCAAGACGGTGCTCGGCACGCGCTTCGCGAAGAAGCCGATCGAGCTCGACATCCCGATCACCATCGCCGGCATGAGCTTCGGCGCGCTGTCGGCCAACGTGAAGGAGTCGCTCGGCCGCGCCGCGACCGAAATGGGCACCTCGACCACCACCGGTGACGGCGGCATGACGCAGGAAGAGCGCGGCTCGTCCAAGACGCTGATCTATCAGTGCCTGCCGTCGCGCTACGGCTTCAATCCGGACGACGTGCGCCGCGCCGACGCCATCGAAGTGGTGATCGGCCAGGGTGCCAAGCCGGGCGGCGGCGGCATGCTGCTCGGCCAGAAGGTGAATCCGCGCGTGGCGAAGATGCGCACGCTGCCGCAGGGCGTCGACCAGCGCTCGGCCTGTCGCCATCCCGACTGGACCGGCCCGGACGATCTGGCGATCAAGATCCAGGAACTGCGCGAACTGACCGACTGGGAGAAGCCGATCTATGTGAAGGTCGGTGCGACCCGCACCTTCAACGACGTCAAGCTGGCGGTTCATGCCGGCGCTGACGTGGTGGTGGTGGACGGCATGCAGGGCGGCACCGCCGCGACGCAGACCTGCTACATCGAGCACGTCGGCATTCCGACGCTGGCCGCGGTGCGCCAGGCGGTCGATGCGCTGGAAGACCTGAACATGAAGGGCACGGTGCAGCTCATCGTGTCCGGCGGCATCCGCAGCGGCCCCGACGTCGCGAAGGCGCTGGCCATGGGTGCCGACGCCGTGGCCATCGGCCAGGGCATCCTGTTCGCGCTCGGCTGCAATTCGGAGAGCTACATCCAGAACGGCGAGCACGTGTCGGCCATCGAAGGCTACGACGCCCTGGGCACGGCACCGGGCTTCTGCCACCACTGCCACACCGGCAAGTGCCCGGTCGGCGTGACCACGCAGGACGCCATCCTGGAGCAGCGGCTGCAGCCGGACGTCGGCGCGCGCCGCGTCAAGAATTACCTGCAGACGATGAACATGGAGCTGACCACGATTGCCCGTGCCTGCGGCAAGCAGAACGTGCATCACCTGGAACGCGAGGATCTGGTCGCGCTGACGCTGGAAGCCGCCGCCATGGCGCGCATCCCGCTGGCAGGTACCAGCTGGATTCCGGGCCACAACGGCTTCTGA